gaaaaacaggGAAGTATGGAAAACCAATAAAATGTTCTGTTATATGTTACCTTAATGGGGAATTTAGGATTAGTTCCTCTGAGGTCTTTTGATGTACTAAGAGGAAAGAACCACTGGAGATACAGAAAAGGGAGACATTTACCCACTGGCTCCCAGGGGTGTTAATTCCTTCACGCTTACAGGTCAGCACGTGCACcagaatggctgaatggattCTCAAACATTCCACTTTGTGGTGGCAGAGATATCGCAGGGCTGAAAGGAGGGGATACGTAGTGCAGCCAAGAAACATTGTTATTGGGCTATAGCTGGATGCAGCTCACTGCCACAGCAACAGCAGAAGCCCAAAAGACAGGCTGAGTAATACAAAATGAGGCATAAAACATGTGCAACACAGAGAGTTTGGTGATAGGACCTGAACTCAGGCCTGGTGAAAATATTCAGGATAGTAAGCAGAGAACAACTCAGCCAGAAGGCAGAGCCAGCCTTATGTGATTCAGAATGTGCTAAAAAGCTTAGAAAGGCCTTTTGCTCCATTTACCTGTTACTTGTTTTGGAAATTCATCCTTTATCTTATTGCTGGTGCTTTGAGCTGAGGCCTTGTGTCTGAATTACGCATTAAACATAGCACTTGGGGGGCACATGGCATCAAGTCATCAACACCCAATAGCCCAATAGGCTAATTGGTCTCCCTCCCCATAACTCTGACCATGTCACTCTCATATTCAATATATTCCATGGATTCACATTGCATACATAATTTCTGTCATGACATTCAAGTCTCTCCACAGTAGGAACCTGGGATGCTATTCCAGGGTTGATACACAATTATATCCCTTCCTGTACTCTACATTCCAGCCAAACTAAAGGCCAGGTGAATTTCTTCCAGACAATGTAACTGGAAAGATTGGAGACCCAAGTTTTATTCTGGACTCCACCACCAACCAACTCTGACTGGTGGACTTCAATTTTCCTGCCTAGAAAACACAGGGTAGAGGATTAGGCCAGAGAACCCCAAACCTGTCTAAATACCCAGATCAACAGGGTGAGAAATACAAGTTATAAAACCCCATGCCTCGGGATGCTAATTTATGATGTCTGGCCTGGGGCAGCAGGATTAATACTTTTAATAAGCATAGAGTTATCTAATTCAATTGCACAGCCAGGTTTATGAACCACAGGAtcagatgatttttaaatattgattcaaATGTATGGGGCTCCAAGAATGATAATTAGCTGTCACTGAGCTCAGGCAAGGCTCTGAGAGGCTGGGACACAGAAGGGATGACTTTTGTAATGAGAGAGGGAAGTTATGAAAAGAGCAAAGCaagcaaaacaagaaagcaaatatCCCATGGGAAGAAGGAGAATCAAACTACAAGGCCTTCAGGCTCACGATGAGGGGATGGGAGCCTGAGGAAAGCTGAAAATAAGACTGGAAAGAGCAACGATAGAGGACAGGGGCCATCTAGGGGAATCCCAACAAGTTagcaattttggaaaaaaactcTTCTTAACCAATGGAGATTGATTTTTACTGTAAAGCTCAAATTTCAAGAAAACACAGGTTGGTTTGTTTTCTGGACTGGGTTGTGCAGCTCAGCAGTGAACTGAAATATAAGTGATAGGTTGAATGTCTTCTACCAGAGTGGCCTAgcattttgtttttgccttttctggatgTTATCGCATGCTTTTGCTTAGTTATGTGTGTTCTAGCATCTTTTTCAAGACATGGTCAGAGCCTTGAAGGCAAGAACTGGGCTTTACATACTTCATTATCTTCTACAGGGAGGTATTAAACTCAGTTATTAAGAACACCAAATCTGGAGTAAGATGGACCTAGTTATAATATGGCCTTGTAATTTAACATTTAGGGAGttacttcatctctaaaatgagggtGATAAAACCCAGCTCATAGAATTTGGGGTAGAATTAAAATGAAGCATTATATGAAAAATGGTATTGGATCCTGGCATGCTAAGGTCAGTGCATAATGCTAGGATGAAAAAAGCATTGGGTATACATTAGGTGCGCAATAAATGGTAAATTATTGTTTTTGCACAACGCTTTGTGTATTTCTGAGTAAATGTTAATTGAGCAAATATTTGCATGTTTCTAAAAGCCCATTCAAATATTATCAAGGGTATGAGCACAACTTTGTTATATTTCGGGCTGTGATCCCAGGTGAACTTCTGCTGTTCTACTTCTAATCAGTTCCCCAGACCTCCAAACTCAAAATAAAACTGCTCAGTCTCCTGTCATCAGCTGTCACTGATAATGGTAAGGATGCTGTCACCTTTCTGCAAGCTAGAGAAAGGCCTCAGGGCACAGTCTCCATCAGATGCCATGTTCTGTAGCTCAGAAAGAGTTCTGAGGCAGCCGAGGCTCCAGTGCCGCCATCGGGATAGGGCGTAGCGGGCTGGTGCTGAGTCTTTCATCTGTGATATCTCCGCAGCCAATCTGTCTGAACAAGTGAAGATAAGAGCTGGGCCAAAAGGTACATCACTGAAGCTCTGGGCTGAAAAGGGTGAGTGGCTGAATCTGGATGAGCAGTCCGAACTTTTCCTGAGTCCCCAGTGTCAGGTACTAAAGTCCTGGGGAAGACCGCCCCACCCTTCTGCTCTGTCCAGGATGACCCTAACCCTAAGTCTCCAGGCACAGGTGGACTGGGTCTGGCCTCTGCGAGGACTCTTCCTGGAGATTGGTCCCAGTGTCTGTAAACTTAAGTAGAAACTGGAGTTGAAAGGACGCAACAAAGGGATCAAAGTAAAGACGGGAGGTCTTCCCGGCAGCACCTGCCCTGGCCATGGAGGCGGGTGTACTCCAGAGGGAGCCGCAGCAAAGCCCCCTCTGCTGAAGTTCAAAATCTCTCTGTGTGCCTCCTATTctctagaaagaaagaagggtGACTGGGAGGGCAGcagtggtctctctctctctctctaaacaaCTTTTTCCCTTGTCCCCACAGAATGCCTTAAATGAAAATGGCTGCCGAGAATTCCTCCTTCCTGACAGAGTTTATCCTCGCAGGCTTAACCGACCAACCGGGAGTCCAGATCCccctcttcttcctgtttctAGGCTTCTATGTGGTCACTGTGGTGGGGAACCTGGGCTTGATAACCCTGATAGGGCTCAACTCTCACCTGCACACCCCTATGTACTTCTTCCTCTATAACTTGTCCTTCATAGATTTCTGCTATTCCAGTGTTAtcactcccaaaatgctgatgaGTTTTGTCTCGAAGAAGAACAGCATCTCCTACGCTGGGTGTATGACTCagctcttcttctttcttttctttgttgtctCTGAGTCCTTCATCCTGTCAGCGATGGCGTATGACCGCTACGTGGCCATCTGTAACCCACTGTTATACACGGTCACCATGTCTCCCCAGGTGTGTTTGCTCCTTTTGCTGGGTGTCTATGGGATGGGGTTTGCTGGGGCCATGGCCCACACAGCGTGCATGATGGGTGTGACCTTCTGTGCCAATAACCTTGTCAACCACTACATGTGTGACATCCTTCCCCTTCTCGAGCGTGCTTGCACCAGCACCTATGTGAATCAGCTGGTAGTGTTTGTTGTTGTGGGCATCGATATTGGTGTGCCCACAGTCACCATCTTCATTTCCTATGCTCTCATTCTCTCCAGCATCCTCCACATTCGTTCCACGGAGGGCAGGTCCAAAGCCTTCAGCACCTGCAGCTCCCACATAATTGCAGTTTCTCTGTTCTTTGGGTCAGGAGCATTCATGTATCTCAAACCCTCTTCTATTTTACCTATGAACCAGGGCAAGGTGTCTTCCCTGTTCTATACCACTGTGGTGCCCATGCTCAACCCATTAATTTATAGCCTGAGGAATAAGGACGTCAAAGTTGCTCTAAAGAAAATCTTGAACAAAAATGCGTTCTCCTGAGAAAAGGGCAATGCTCAAGAAAGAAACACTGTTTCTCCCATAAGTGATTTGGATTCCATTGGTTACAtggaagaaatataatttttcctcAAACAGgttcatcatccccattttaagggttctttaatttacaaatattcttaagagcattgaATACTCGCACAGTAAGTCTTGAAGATCATTTCACTCAGTTGCCCGCTATTTCTGAGGATAGACTCAGGCTTAGGTAACTTCCCCGAGGTCGCTCAGCTGCTCAGTAGTGGAACTGTGACTAAAATCCAGGCTCTTTATTTCCAGTACTGGCTGCTTTTCATTATGGCTCactttcttcctccctcagcctctggaagaTTTCATTTCAAATGTGAGCTGGCCTAGGAAGTTAAAATCTGATTCTGTCCTCAGAAATTACATGCAACTTTTCAAAGGCTAATTTTAAATGTCACACTTTTGCAAGTAGGTAGGGAGTATACagaattttttgttgagatggccTTGGCCAACTGACCAGGGAAATTCTTGAAGCATTTTGCAGAAGGTGCAGGGGAAGTGTGTTAGGACCCAGAGAGCAGCATGCATGATACCTCTTAAGACAGTGGGGTGGACCTTCAGGGACTTGGACTTGAAGGGTTTTAGTGATGCTGGGTGGAAGAACTTATAGAAAATATCAAGGTTATGAAGAACAGAATTTGGGAATTATTTCACATACAATCACATACAAGCATTTCCCTGTTTTCAAAAGTCAAGGTAGGGACCAGGTACAgtggcgcatgcatgtaatctcagctacacagcaggctgagggaggaaagtctcttgaacccaggaggtggaggttgcagaaagccaagatcatgccactgcactccagcctggggcaaccaagcaagactccatctcaaaacaataacaaaaaaacaaaatctcaagaTGGAGAAGTCCACAGCCTCAGGTGGTCAGTTATGGATCTGGAGAATATTTCAGAACCACAGAGAGCCTTGTGTTACAAGTCAGTAGTCAGGTGAGACCCACACAGCAATCAGTCAGTGGAGGGAATGACCACCAAATGGTATAATGCTGCATGCAGCAGAAACCATGTGGGGTATTTTTTGCATGGTTTCATAGATCAACTTTCTGCGCCTTGGTGCCTCATGCCAAATCCTGGGAGATACTCCCTAACCGGTCTCCTTGCCCTCTGGTTTCAGTTGGGTTAGACCAATGGCAACATCAGCAGAGGACATCAAAGGGTAGGA
The genomic region above belongs to Papio anubis isolate 15944 chromosome 12, Panubis1.0, whole genome shotgun sequence and contains:
- the LOC101003460 gene encoding olfactory receptor 8B8, which gives rise to MKMAAENSSFLTEFILAGLTDQPGVQIPLFFLFLGFYVVTVVGNLGLITLIGLNSHLHTPMYFFLYNLSFIDFCYSSVITPKMLMSFVSKKNSISYAGCMTQLFFFLFFVVSESFILSAMAYDRYVAICNPLLYTVTMSPQVCLLLLLGVYGMGFAGAMAHTACMMGVTFCANNLVNHYMCDILPLLERACTSTYVNQLVVFVVVGIDIGVPTVTIFISYALILSSILHIRSTEGRSKAFSTCSSHIIAVSLFFGSGAFMYLKPSSILPMNQGKVSSLFYTTVVPMLNPLIYSLRNKDVKVALKKILNKNAFS